Proteins found in one Saccharopolyspora phatthalungensis genomic segment:
- a CDS encoding DJ-1/PfpI family protein: protein MNTEHSTDLISTIALRNDGRAPTGEFDTADSRHYDDYFRIDRGEDPAVWWGGAQRVAWMVVYDLHDAGLHENHRADLLAGISRLLLASTSAPGHSGPPLPAPLESYGKSGTAARRWKLGHHLFHHVLSLMNSRADGIVAAVAKPDWDTARALVDELTVLIHATELKAPRAADGLEMSTVDSVYVPGGYAPMAQLHDHIAVATLLGAAVEKNAPIATVCHGAAALLALNGVPGTTWPFAGQVLTGFSDAEEDLLGNTAKLAWTLEQSLVAAGAEYRCAAPWSEHVREQPGLVTGQNPASSMAVAKALLKQIG, encoded by the coding sequence TTGAACACTGAGCACAGTACGGATCTGATAAGTACGATCGCATTACGGAATGACGGTCGCGCGCCGACCGGTGAATTCGATACCGCCGATTCCCGCCACTACGACGACTATTTCCGTATCGACCGCGGCGAAGACCCGGCCGTCTGGTGGGGCGGCGCACAGCGGGTGGCCTGGATGGTGGTGTACGACCTGCACGACGCGGGTCTGCACGAGAACCACCGCGCCGACCTGCTGGCCGGGATCAGCCGGCTGCTGCTGGCCAGCACCTCGGCCCCGGGCCACAGTGGACCACCGTTACCAGCACCGCTGGAATCGTACGGAAAGAGCGGGACGGCGGCCCGGCGCTGGAAACTGGGCCACCACCTTTTCCATCACGTGCTGTCGCTGATGAACTCTCGCGCGGATGGGATCGTCGCCGCGGTGGCGAAGCCGGACTGGGACACCGCACGCGCGCTTGTGGACGAGCTGACCGTGCTCATACACGCCACTGAGCTGAAGGCACCGCGGGCCGCGGATGGGCTGGAAATGTCCACTGTGGATAGTGTGTATGTTCCCGGCGGCTATGCGCCGATGGCGCAGCTGCACGACCACATCGCAGTGGCGACCCTGCTGGGCGCGGCGGTCGAGAAGAACGCTCCGATCGCCACGGTCTGCCACGGCGCCGCCGCTCTGCTGGCGCTCAACGGCGTTCCCGGCACGACCTGGCCGTTTGCCGGGCAGGTGCTCACCGGGTTCTCCGACGCCGAAGAGGACCTGCTGGGCAACACCGCGAAACTGGCGTGGACGCTGGAGCAGTCGCTTGTCGCGGCCGGAGCCGAATACCGTTGCGCTGCCCCATGGTCCGAGCACGTCAGGGAGCAACCGGGGCTCGTCACCGGTCAAAACCCCGCTTCGAGCATGGCAGTCGCCAAGGCCCTTCTGAAGCAGATCGGCTGA
- a CDS encoding DMT family transporter has protein sequence MSVKNQQMSIAGFSPPADGTGRWGPVLLVLGGAGCLSASAVLVKVAAVDPATSAFLRCAIAVLVLAPLAWRECQRAGQLSRRGIVVAVVAGAALGADYMMWTRSIFDVGAGAATVLINVQVLVLPLLGLVIDRERPTRRFVLACPVMILGIVLISGVLEKGNTAPHAVLGTVFGVMAGVAYALYLYLTRQQARAEPGHTVAPLAVATASAAATSVALSPLSSGIHLASISPPSWLAMIGLAVLGQVFAWILVNSGSPHLPANQTAALLLTQPVAAVLLSLIVLAEVPSALEVSGIALVLLAVAVANRVWRSRNKT, from the coding sequence GTGTCGGTCAAAAACCAGCAGATGTCGATCGCCGGATTCTCGCCGCCCGCCGACGGAACGGGCAGGTGGGGACCCGTTTTGCTGGTACTCGGTGGCGCGGGTTGTCTTTCCGCGTCCGCGGTGCTGGTCAAGGTCGCCGCCGTGGACCCAGCCACATCGGCGTTCCTGCGGTGTGCGATCGCGGTCCTCGTGCTTGCGCCTCTGGCTTGGCGCGAATGCCAACGGGCCGGCCAGTTGTCCCGCCGCGGGATCGTGGTGGCCGTTGTAGCCGGTGCGGCACTGGGCGCCGATTACATGATGTGGACTCGCAGCATCTTCGATGTCGGTGCGGGAGCGGCCACGGTGCTGATCAACGTGCAGGTGCTCGTACTTCCGTTGCTGGGCCTGGTGATCGACCGCGAGCGCCCGACACGTCGATTCGTCTTGGCCTGCCCGGTGATGATCCTCGGGATCGTCCTCATCAGCGGAGTGCTGGAAAAGGGCAACACGGCACCGCATGCCGTGCTGGGCACCGTCTTCGGCGTCATGGCCGGCGTCGCTTATGCGCTGTATCTGTACCTGACCCGCCAACAGGCCCGAGCCGAACCAGGGCACACCGTGGCCCCGCTCGCCGTAGCGACCGCGAGCGCCGCCGCCACGTCCGTGGCGCTCTCCCCGTTGAGCAGTGGTATTCACCTCGCGTCGATCTCGCCGCCGTCGTGGCTGGCCATGATTGGGCTTGCGGTGTTGGGCCAGGTGTTCGCGTGGATTCTTGTCAACTCGGGGTCACCACACCTGCCCGCCAACCAGACCGCGGCGCTGCTGCTGACCCAACCGGTGGCGGCCGTCCTGCTCAGCCTGATCGTTCTCGCGGAGGTGCCGTCAGCGCTTGAGGTGAGCGGCATAGCTTTGGTGCTTTTGGCGGTGGCTGTCGCGAATCGGGTGTGGCGTAGCCGAAACAAGACATAG
- a CDS encoding LysR family transcriptional regulator yields the protein MNNWTWHRLRVFDAVARTGSVVAAARSLQMTGPAVSQHLRRLEAEVGSVLVERVGRRLRLTDAGHVLAGHARTVTRVVEQAERELAGHGDELRGTVRIGAISSAIRGFLLGRLRDYAHRHPQVRMCLRDGETVDHLRALHEDGLDMVVAESWHDQPSTIPRSAHVTRLHTEQARLVLPADHRLAGREAW from the coding sequence ATGAACAACTGGACTTGGCACCGTTTGCGCGTGTTCGACGCGGTCGCGCGCACCGGATCGGTCGTCGCGGCCGCCCGCAGCTTGCAGATGACAGGGCCAGCTGTGTCGCAGCACCTGAGGCGGCTTGAGGCAGAGGTCGGCTCGGTACTGGTCGAGCGGGTGGGCCGGCGGCTGCGGCTGACCGACGCTGGCCACGTCCTCGCGGGGCACGCCCGGACCGTGACGCGGGTGGTGGAGCAGGCTGAAAGAGAATTGGCCGGCCACGGCGACGAGTTGCGCGGGACCGTGCGCATCGGCGCGATCTCCTCCGCCATCAGGGGATTCCTGCTCGGTCGGCTTCGCGACTACGCGCACCGACATCCACAAGTTCGCATGTGCCTGCGTGACGGCGAGACCGTCGACCACCTGCGCGCACTACACGAGGACGGGCTGGACATGGTCGTCGCGGAGTCATGGCACGACCAGCCCTCGACCATCCCGCGCAGTGCGCACGTCACTCGGTTGCACACCGAGCAAGCCCGACTCGTCCTCCCCGCGGACCACCGGTTGGCCGGGCGCGAGGCCTGGTGA
- a CDS encoding DUF2188 domain-containing protein, whose amino-acid sequence MTERHVVPDHGGGGWKVIGSSTGATESRTTTQAGAIADAEYEVRRAGGGEVLIHGLDGKVNDKRKVEPGT is encoded by the coding sequence GTGACCGAGCGTCATGTGGTACCCGACCACGGCGGAGGCGGCTGGAAGGTCATTGGGTCGAGCACGGGCGCCACGGAGTCTCGCACCACGACCCAGGCCGGAGCTATCGCCGACGCCGAGTACGAAGTCCGGCGTGCTGGCGGCGGCGAAGTGCTCATCCACGGTCTTGACGGCAAAGTCAACGACAAGCGCAAGGTGGAACCCGGCACTTGA
- the tal gene encoding transaldolase: protein MNTPLQTLANHGQSAWVDYLSRPFVRDGDLSRLVEQGLAGVTSNPTIFHGAIAEGGRYDEQLRDVLATETDPKEVFYVLAREDIRSACDVLRPLFDRSEDRRDGWVSLEVDPTLANDTQATIAEAARLHRMIDRPNLFVKIPGTQAGLPAIEESIASGIPVNVTLLFSLQRHRAAAEAYLRGLRRLRDGGGEPRSVASVASYFVSRVDTEADRRLDTIGGHDELKGTLAIANAKLAYQTYKELFAGEEWEELAAAGAVAQRCLWASTSVKNPQYRDVRYVEELIGPQTVNTMTRETLQSFLDHGQVADTLERDVDEARRIFDRFAAAGVDYDDVTAVLEREGVDKFAASFRKLFDKITHKRDELIRL from the coding sequence GTGAATACACCGCTGCAGACGTTGGCAAACCATGGACAGAGCGCCTGGGTGGACTACTTGTCCCGGCCTTTCGTCCGCGACGGCGACCTAAGTCGCCTCGTTGAGCAAGGGTTGGCCGGGGTGACCTCCAATCCGACAATCTTCCACGGCGCTATCGCGGAAGGCGGCCGCTACGACGAGCAGCTGCGCGACGTGCTAGCCACCGAAACCGACCCCAAGGAGGTTTTCTACGTCCTCGCACGTGAGGACATCCGGTCCGCGTGTGACGTGCTCCGCCCGCTCTTCGACCGCAGCGAGGACAGACGAGACGGATGGGTCTCCTTGGAAGTCGACCCCACGCTGGCGAACGACACGCAAGCCACCATCGCCGAGGCCGCGCGCCTGCACCGCATGATCGATCGGCCGAATCTGTTCGTGAAGATCCCCGGTACCCAGGCCGGCCTGCCAGCGATCGAGGAATCCATCGCCAGCGGAATTCCGGTTAATGTGACGCTGCTGTTCTCCCTGCAGCGGCACCGCGCCGCCGCCGAGGCATACCTGCGGGGATTGCGGCGACTCCGCGACGGCGGCGGAGAACCGCGGTCTGTCGCCTCCGTGGCCTCGTACTTCGTATCGCGAGTGGATACCGAAGCCGACCGCCGGCTCGACACCATCGGTGGGCATGACGAGCTCAAGGGCACGCTCGCGATCGCGAACGCCAAGCTCGCTTACCAGACCTACAAGGAGTTGTTCGCAGGCGAAGAGTGGGAGGAACTCGCTGCCGCAGGCGCGGTTGCGCAGCGCTGTCTTTGGGCCTCCACCTCAGTGAAGAACCCGCAGTACCGCGACGTTCGTTACGTCGAGGAGCTGATCGGCCCCCAGACGGTGAACACCATGACGAGGGAGACACTGCAGAGCTTTCTGGACCACGGCCAGGTCGCGGACACTCTGGAGCGTGATGTGGATGAGGCCCGCCGCATTTTTGACCGGTTCGCCGCGGCTGGTGTCGACTACGACGACGTGACCGCAGTGCTGGAACGTGAGGGAGTAGACAAATTCGCCGCGTCCTTCCGGAAGTTGTTCGACAAGATCACGCACAAGCGCGATGAACTGATACGGCTGTAG
- a CDS encoding UdgX family uracil-DNA binding protein (This protein belongs to the uracil DNA glycosylase superfamily, members of which act in excision repair of DNA. However, it belongs more specifically to UdgX branch, whose founding member was found to bind uracil in DNA (where it does not belong), without cleaving it, appears to promote DNA repair by a pathway involving RecA, rather than base excision.) codes for MAPESTAEPFVPARGGLNALQRAAQGCHGCGLYKDATQTVFGAGPCPAPLMFIGEQPGDREDQEGEPFVGPAGGVLDRVLHDAGIPRDEAYLTNAVKHFKFVLPERGKRRIHKKPSDAEVRACRPWLTAELRIVRPEIVVCLGATAAKALLGNSFRITKSRGIVLDFPEIAELGRQRPRSVLATTHPSAVVRAPDRHAAYQGLLADIEVVAELLNSRGPRAKR; via the coding sequence ATGGCACCCGAATCAACGGCTGAACCGTTCGTTCCTGCTCGCGGAGGCTTGAACGCTCTCCAGCGGGCGGCCCAGGGCTGCCACGGGTGCGGCCTCTACAAGGACGCGACCCAGACCGTGTTCGGTGCGGGGCCGTGCCCGGCGCCGCTGATGTTCATCGGTGAGCAACCCGGAGACCGCGAGGACCAGGAGGGCGAGCCCTTCGTCGGCCCCGCGGGCGGCGTGCTCGACCGCGTGCTCCACGATGCCGGGATCCCGCGTGACGAGGCGTACCTGACCAATGCGGTGAAACATTTCAAATTCGTATTGCCGGAACGAGGAAAGCGGCGTATCCACAAGAAGCCGAGCGACGCGGAAGTGCGCGCCTGCCGACCGTGGCTGACGGCCGAACTCCGCATAGTGCGGCCCGAAATCGTGGTCTGCCTCGGGGCAACGGCAGCGAAGGCCTTGCTGGGCAACAGCTTCCGCATCACCAAGAGTCGCGGCATCGTCCTCGACTTCCCGGAAATCGCCGAACTCGGACGGCAGCGGCCTCGTTCGGTGCTGGCCACAACGCACCCCTCTGCGGTGGTGCGGGCCCCAGACCGGCACGCGGCCTACCAAGGGTTGCTCGCCGACATCGAGGTCGTGGCGGAACTCCTGAACAGCCGAGGACCACGAGCAAAGCGGTAG
- a CDS encoding aconitate hydratase: MARNLAHKLIASHLVDGDLSPGSNVAIAIDQTLTQDATGTLVMQELEALGLTSARTETSVQYVDHNLLQTDEKNAEDHDFLRSASQRYGLWFSKPGNGVSHPTHMQRFGTPGKTMVGSDSHTCAAGSLGMLAVGVGGLEVALAIAGQPLRIRMPEIWGVRLTGELPPWVSAKDVILEMLRQHGVAGGVNRIIEYYGPGLAGLSAMDRHVIANMGAELGATTTVFPADAEVRDFLRAEGREDDFTPLSADTDASYDVEDHINLSELEPLIARPSAPDNVVPVREVAGTDVSQVVIGSSANPGLRDFAIAAAIVRGRQTDPSVSFDINPSSREILEDLTRMGATFDLIAAGARIHQSGCMGCIGMGQAPAVGKNSLRTFPRNFPGRSGTPEDSVWLCSPETAAASALAGVITDPRDLDRDPPELALPEKASVNTAMLVPPLPAQQAETLELIKGPNISALPDFPPLPDRLAAPVLLKTGDNVSTDEISPAGASALPLRSNIPALAEFTFTRIDADYPRRARGHPGGHVVIGGQNYGQGSSREHAAITPRYLGLRVVIAKSFARIHWQNLANFGIVPLEFCDPDDYAGIGVDDSLLFDDLPDALSAGNELDVRNTTRNRSIRVRHRLSPRQLDAVLAGGVIPLLASRA, translated from the coding sequence ATGGCTCGCAACCTCGCCCACAAGCTCATTGCCTCCCACCTGGTCGACGGCGATCTATCGCCCGGTTCGAACGTGGCGATCGCCATCGACCAGACGTTGACGCAGGACGCCACCGGCACGCTGGTCATGCAAGAACTCGAAGCACTCGGGCTGACGAGTGCCCGCACCGAGACCAGCGTGCAATACGTGGACCACAACCTGCTGCAGACGGACGAGAAGAACGCCGAGGACCACGACTTCCTCCGTTCGGCCAGCCAGCGCTACGGCCTCTGGTTTTCCAAGCCAGGCAACGGAGTCTCGCACCCCACCCACATGCAGCGTTTCGGTACGCCGGGCAAGACCATGGTCGGCTCCGACTCGCACACCTGCGCCGCCGGCTCGTTGGGAATGCTCGCCGTCGGCGTCGGGGGCCTGGAAGTGGCGCTAGCGATCGCCGGCCAGCCGTTGCGGATCCGGATGCCCGAGATCTGGGGGGTGCGCCTGACCGGGGAGCTGCCGCCATGGGTCTCGGCGAAGGACGTGATCCTGGAAATGCTGCGCCAGCACGGGGTCGCTGGCGGGGTCAACCGCATCATCGAGTACTACGGACCCGGGCTGGCCGGGCTCTCCGCGATGGACCGGCATGTCATTGCCAACATGGGCGCCGAGCTCGGCGCGACCACCACGGTTTTCCCCGCCGACGCCGAGGTCCGCGACTTCCTGCGCGCCGAAGGCCGCGAGGACGACTTCACGCCCTTGTCCGCCGACACCGACGCGTCCTATGACGTCGAAGACCACATCAACCTCAGCGAGCTGGAACCGCTGATCGCCCGCCCTTCGGCGCCGGACAACGTGGTTCCGGTACGCGAAGTCGCCGGGACCGATGTCAGCCAGGTCGTCATTGGCTCGTCGGCCAACCCTGGTCTGCGAGATTTCGCCATCGCCGCCGCAATCGTCCGCGGCCGCCAGACGGACCCTTCGGTCAGCTTCGACATCAACCCCAGCTCCCGGGAAATCCTCGAAGACCTGACCCGCATGGGCGCCACATTCGACCTGATCGCGGCCGGCGCGCGCATCCACCAGTCCGGCTGCATGGGGTGTATCGGCATGGGGCAGGCGCCCGCGGTGGGCAAGAACTCGCTGCGCACTTTTCCGCGGAACTTCCCGGGCCGCTCAGGTACGCCTGAGGATTCAGTGTGGCTGTGCTCCCCCGAGACAGCAGCGGCCTCGGCGCTCGCCGGCGTGATCACGGACCCGCGCGACCTCGACCGGGATCCCCCGGAGCTCGCGCTGCCGGAGAAGGCTTCGGTCAACACCGCAATGCTCGTCCCCCCTCTCCCGGCGCAACAGGCGGAGACGCTGGAACTGATCAAGGGACCTAACATCTCTGCCCTGCCGGACTTCCCGCCACTGCCCGACAGGTTGGCGGCACCGGTCCTGCTCAAGACGGGAGACAACGTCTCGACCGACGAGATCTCCCCGGCCGGTGCCAGCGCTTTGCCGCTGCGCTCGAACATCCCGGCGCTGGCCGAGTTCACCTTCACGCGGATCGACGCCGACTACCCTCGCCGCGCCCGGGGCCACCCCGGCGGCCATGTCGTGATCGGCGGGCAGAACTACGGCCAGGGTTCGTCGCGCGAGCACGCCGCGATCACGCCCCGCTACCTCGGTCTGCGAGTCGTGATCGCGAAGTCCTTCGCGCGAATCCACTGGCAGAACCTCGCCAACTTCGGCATCGTGCCGCTGGAGTTCTGCGACCCCGACGACTACGCGGGCATCGGAGTCGACGACTCCCTCCTCTTCGACGACCTGCCCGACGCACTGTCGGCCGGTAACGAACTCGACGTGCGCAACACCACCCGCAACCGGTCCATCCGAGTGCGGCACCGACTCTCACCGCGCCAGCTCGATGCTGTGCTGGCAGGCGGCGTGATCCCGCTGCTTGCCTCTCGCGCCTGA
- a CDS encoding thiamine pyrophosphate-requiring protein produces MAELVADRILSRLREWGVEHVFAYAGDGINGMLAAWDRAGDRPRFVQSRHEELSAFEAVGYAKFSGRIGVCAATSGPGAIHLLNGLYDAKLDGVPVVAIVGQTARSALGGAYQQEVDLMSLYKDVASEYLGMVTVPEQLPNVLDRAMRTAQARSTVTAVIVPGDVQALEYTPPKHEFKMVPSSIGMSGSSLLPDEASLRTAADVLNAGERVAIMIGQGARDAADEVVATAEILGAGVAKALLGKDVLPDDLPFVTGAAGLLGTKPSYQLMRDCDTLLVVGSSFPYSQFLPEFGHARGVQIDIDPNRIGMRYPFEVNLLGDAKRTLSALLPLLRRKQDRSWRASTEESVREWWEVMDRRAHVEAVPVNPERVFHELSPQLPDDVILTSDSGSAANWYARHLKIRAGMRSSLSGTLATMGPGVPYATGAKFAHPDRPVIALVGDGAMQMNGLNELITLAHYWREWSDPRVVVAVLNNGDLNQVTWELRAMSGAPQFIPSQRLPDVGYAAVAEQLGLRAAKVDDPARIHEAWRQALAADRPCVLEFVTDPTVPPIPPRADLDQLEKVTSSLLKGDPEAWSVVREGVKSKVQEFLPGGHKRQ; encoded by the coding sequence GTGGCGGAGTTGGTCGCGGATCGAATCTTGTCCCGCCTGCGGGAATGGGGCGTCGAGCACGTTTTCGCCTACGCCGGCGACGGGATCAACGGGATGTTGGCGGCGTGGGACCGGGCCGGTGATCGACCGCGTTTCGTGCAGTCTCGGCACGAGGAGCTGTCGGCGTTCGAAGCGGTCGGGTATGCGAAGTTCTCCGGTCGAATCGGGGTATGCGCCGCCACCTCGGGGCCGGGCGCGATTCACCTGCTCAACGGCCTCTACGACGCCAAGCTCGACGGGGTACCGGTGGTGGCCATCGTCGGGCAGACCGCCCGTTCGGCCTTGGGCGGCGCGTACCAGCAGGAAGTCGACCTGATGTCGCTGTACAAGGACGTCGCGAGCGAGTACCTCGGCATGGTCACGGTGCCCGAGCAGTTGCCCAACGTGCTGGACCGGGCGATGCGCACCGCCCAGGCGCGCAGCACTGTGACGGCGGTGATCGTTCCCGGCGACGTGCAGGCGCTGGAGTACACGCCGCCGAAGCACGAGTTCAAGATGGTCCCCTCCAGCATCGGGATGTCCGGTTCCTCGCTCCTGCCGGATGAGGCGAGCCTGCGCACGGCGGCCGACGTGCTGAATGCGGGTGAGCGCGTGGCGATCATGATCGGCCAAGGCGCGCGCGACGCCGCCGACGAGGTCGTGGCGACCGCCGAGATACTCGGTGCGGGCGTGGCGAAGGCATTGCTCGGCAAGGACGTGCTGCCCGACGACCTGCCGTTCGTCACCGGGGCGGCCGGGCTGCTGGGGACGAAACCGTCGTACCAGCTCATGCGCGATTGCGACACGCTGCTGGTGGTCGGGTCGAGCTTTCCGTACAGCCAGTTCCTGCCCGAGTTCGGGCACGCGCGCGGGGTCCAGATCGACATCGACCCGAACCGCATCGGCATGCGCTATCCGTTCGAGGTCAACCTGCTAGGCGACGCCAAGCGGACCCTGAGCGCGCTGCTGCCGCTGTTGCGGCGCAAGCAGGACCGGTCCTGGCGCGCGAGCACCGAGGAAAGCGTGCGCGAATGGTGGGAGGTCATGGACCGGCGCGCCCACGTCGAGGCGGTCCCGGTCAACCCGGAGCGGGTGTTCCACGAGCTTTCGCCGCAGCTGCCCGATGACGTCATCCTGACCTCGGATTCCGGTTCGGCGGCGAACTGGTACGCCCGCCACCTCAAGATCCGCGCCGGCATGCGGTCCTCGCTATCGGGGACGCTGGCCACGATGGGCCCCGGGGTCCCCTACGCCACGGGGGCGAAGTTCGCGCACCCGGATCGGCCGGTGATCGCGCTGGTCGGCGACGGTGCCATGCAGATGAACGGCCTTAACGAACTGATCACCCTGGCGCACTACTGGCGGGAGTGGAGCGATCCGCGGGTGGTGGTCGCGGTACTCAACAACGGCGATCTCAACCAGGTCACCTGGGAGTTGCGGGCGATGAGCGGCGCACCACAGTTCATTCCCTCGCAGCGTCTTCCGGACGTCGGCTACGCGGCGGTGGCCGAACAGCTCGGCCTGCGGGCGGCGAAGGTCGACGATCCCGCGCGGATCCACGAGGCGTGGCGGCAGGCCTTGGCCGCCGACCGGCCGTGCGTGCTGGAGTTCGTCACCGATCCGACGGTGCCGCCGATCCCGCCGCGGGCAGACCTCGACCAGTTGGAGAAGGTGACCAGCTCGCTGCTCAAGGGGGATCCCGAAGCCTGGTCGGTGGTCCGCGAGGGCGTGAAGTCCAAGGTTCAGGAATTCCTGCCGGGCGGCCACAAGCGGCAATGA
- a CDS encoding enolase C-terminal domain-like protein, translated as MSATEARIGPVRASAYRVPTDADEGDGTLAWSATTIVVVRAEVGDVVGLGWTYTDVAGVELVHGILGSAVEGRDGLDVPAAWQAMQQAVRNLGRPGLVSCAMSAVEIALWDAAARLVGLPLCRLLGRVRDVVPVYGSGGFTTYDERQQRAQLQRWVHGLRLPAVKIKIGQDWGTRVDRDLRRVDLAREVVGPEVELYVDANGAYGPGQAVRVGHRLDERRVSWFEEPVSSDDLSGLRRVRELVGADVAAGEYGYHLPYFEAMLEAVDCLQVDVTRCGGFGEWLRAAALAAARNREISGHCAQNLAAHVALATPNLRHLEWFHDHDRIERMFFDGVLDPTGGRVRAELSLPGHGMTFKEADAEAFRIA; from the coding sequence ATGAGCGCCACCGAAGCCCGGATCGGGCCGGTGCGGGCGAGCGCGTACCGGGTGCCGACCGATGCCGACGAGGGCGATGGCACGTTGGCCTGGTCGGCCACGACGATCGTGGTGGTGCGCGCCGAGGTCGGTGACGTGGTCGGGCTGGGCTGGACCTACACCGACGTCGCGGGTGTCGAGCTCGTGCACGGGATCCTGGGCTCCGCCGTCGAAGGCCGCGACGGGCTCGACGTCCCGGCCGCGTGGCAGGCGATGCAGCAGGCGGTTCGCAACCTCGGGCGCCCGGGCCTGGTGTCGTGCGCGATGTCGGCAGTAGAGATCGCGTTGTGGGACGCCGCCGCCCGTCTGGTGGGCCTGCCGCTCTGCCGGTTGCTCGGTCGGGTGCGGGATGTCGTCCCGGTCTACGGCAGCGGTGGTTTCACCACCTACGACGAGCGGCAGCAGCGGGCGCAACTGCAGCGGTGGGTCCACGGCCTGCGGTTGCCGGCGGTGAAGATCAAGATCGGGCAGGACTGGGGAACCAGGGTCGATCGCGACCTCCGGCGGGTCGATCTCGCGCGCGAGGTGGTCGGCCCGGAGGTCGAGCTCTACGTGGACGCCAACGGCGCCTACGGGCCGGGCCAGGCGGTGCGGGTCGGTCACCGGCTCGACGAGCGCCGCGTGTCGTGGTTTGAGGAGCCCGTTTCCAGCGACGACCTCAGCGGATTGCGCCGGGTTCGGGAATTGGTGGGCGCGGACGTCGCCGCCGGTGAGTACGGATACCACCTGCCGTACTTCGAAGCCATGCTTGAGGCGGTGGACTGCTTGCAGGTGGACGTCACCCGCTGCGGCGGCTTCGGGGAATGGTTGCGGGCCGCCGCGTTGGCGGCGGCCCGCAACCGGGAGATCTCCGGGCACTGCGCGCAGAACCTGGCCGCGCACGTCGCGCTGGCCACGCCGAACCTGCGGCACCTGGAGTGGTTCCACGACCACGACCGGATCGAGCGGATGTTCTTCGACGGGGTACTCGATCCGACGGGTGGGCGGGTGCGCGCCGAGCTCTCCCTCCCCGGACACGGCATGACGTTCAAGGAAGCCGACGCCGAAGCCTTTCGGATCGCCTGA